In the genome of bacterium, the window GACCTGGCGGATCATCGGCTACGCGCAGGCGGGCATGACGACGCGGTTCATCGAAGAGACCATCGACGACATGCACAAGACGATGTTGTGGACCACACTGCTGGCGGTGCTGTTCGCGACGTTGATCACGTCGATCATGGTGCGTGTCAGCATCCGTCCCATCAACGAGCTGGTGGTGGCGACCGGACGGGTTGCCGGCGGGGATTACGACGTCAAGGTGACCACGCCGGTGCGCAACGACGAGGTCGGCGACCTGGCCTCCTCATTCAACAAGATGACCGCCGATCTGAAGGCCTCGCGCAACGCGCTGGTGGAGAAGGAGCTGCTCGAAGACTTGGTGGCGGAATTGAAGGAGACACAACAGCAGCTGGTGCAGGCCGGGAAGATGGCGGCCGTGGGACAGCTCGCCGCCGGTGTCGCCCATGAGATCAACAATCCGCTGGCCGGGATCATGGGGTACGCGCAACTGGCCGCCGAGCACATCCGCGCCCGCCAGACCACCGGCATTCCGCCCTCGGAAGTGCTTCGGTTCCTCGGCTATATCGAGAACATGGAAAAGCAAAGCCAGCGCTGCAAGCAGATCGTGCAAAACCTCCTGCGCTTTGCCCGCGCCTCGACCCACGAGGAGCCGGAACCGGTCGACGTCAACCAGGTGGTGCGCGAAACACTTTCGTTTCTCTCGCATCAGATGGTGTCCAACGGCGTGCAGCTGGACTCGCGTTTGGCCGATCCATTGCCGGCGATCAAGGGACATGCCGGCAAGTTGCAGCAAATCTTCACGAACATCCTGATCAACGCCCTGCAGGCGATCCGCAGCGGGGAGGGGCGGGTGGTCGTTGAGACGTCGGTGGCCAATAACTGGGTCACCGTTCGGATCACCGACACCGGCGAAGGAATCCCCGAGGAGAATCTGGACAAGATCTTCGAGCCCTTCTTCACCACCAAGGAGATCGGGCAGGGGACGGGTCTGGGACTGTCGGTGACCTACGGGCTGGTCAAGGACATGGGCGGCAACATCGCCGTCGAGTCGCAGGTCGGCAAGGGCACGACGTTTACGGTCGCCTTTCCGGTGATGGAGATGATGGATGGTCCATCAGACACGGCGGCTGCGCAAGGACCTCAAGCCTCCAAGGAGTCAGCCACCAATGCCAAGCCATGAATCCGCCCCCGCACGTTACGCGATCCTGATCGTCGACGACGAGCCGACACTGCGCGAGATTCTCGCGCAGATTCTGGACGGCTATCAGACCACCACGGTCGCCGATGGCCGTGAGGCGGTCCGTCTGCTCCAGAACGCCCACTTCGAACTGGTCATCACCGACCTGATGATGCCCAATGTCGATGGCTTCTCGGTGCTCACGTCGGCCAAACAGGCCGACCCGAGCACGGATGTGCTGGTGTTGACCGGGTATCCCTCGGTGGAGAACGAGCGCAAGTGCCGGGCACTGGGGTGTACCGCCGTGCTCGCCAAGCCGTTCGCCGTGACCACGATCCGCGCAAAGGTGG includes:
- a CDS encoding response regulator codes for the protein MPSHESAPARYAILIVDDEPTLREILAQILDGYQTTTVADGREAVRLLQNAHFELVITDLMMPNVDGFSVLTSAKQADPSTDVLVLTGYPSVENERKCRALGCTAVLAKPFAVTTIRAKVEECRKSHCVESTID
- a CDS encoding ATP-binding protein; translation: MRLSIQRKAIAAISVLMVALAFSLMAVSLYHSGDAIRNELLMRGRIATNGLAHNASYATLISDTTTLGDLLDGMMAEKEVLYARVVEPDGTVIAGRERVGEGAPAYSLQELRSPSGGATALLAETVDDDEGIVHFRTPVTIAEEVSDLDAEIGIYDMAGSAGNEPKSTWRIIGYAQAGMTTRFIEETIDDMHKTMLWTTLLAVLFATLITSIMVRVSIRPINELVVATGRVAGGDYDVKVTTPVRNDEVGDLASSFNKMTADLKASRNALVEKELLEDLVAELKETQQQLVQAGKMAAVGQLAAGVAHEINNPLAGIMGYAQLAAEHIRARQTTGIPPSEVLRFLGYIENMEKQSQRCKQIVQNLLRFARASTHEEPEPVDVNQVVRETLSFLSHQMVSNGVQLDSRLADPLPAIKGHAGKLQQIFTNILINALQAIRSGEGRVVVETSVANNWVTVRITDTGEGIPEENLDKIFEPFFTTKEIGQGTGLGLSVTYGLVKDMGGNIAVESQVGKGTTFTVAFPVMEMMDGPSDTAAAQGPQASKESATNAKP